A genomic stretch from Alphaproteobacteria bacterium 33-17 includes:
- a CDS encoding DNA mismatch repair protein MutS gives MKKITPMMQQYLDIKEIYREYLLLYRMGDFYELFYDDAKTAAPVLNIILTRRGNDESEIPMCGIPHHSSMQYIQRLLEAGFKVAICEQLETPEEAKKRGGHKAVVRRDVVRIITPGTLLENNLIESKASNYIASLSAINDEISIAYADISTGEFNIMNTSQANILDTMLKLDIKEVLISNKLSAQEYVKPLLQVFKSSVSVLADSLFDFLKTFNRLKLHYNLYDDKKALDNFSRSDISSAGSLLEYVYNTQKAKVPSLNFPKKLRLDLYMKISSATLESLEIMPANKAKKNSVFDFFDNTVTAVGSRLLKSMFIRPLIDIEQISRRHDITEFFYNNQDLTAKIIDNIKGLPDFERILARVTTSKTNPHELRSFASGMLNFMNIHAGLDKINLPKDLKTQLQSIGTSAFGLAGNIVKAIKEDSPIVIKEGGFIAYGFDPICDKYLDLMNNAEEILANMLAKYKDLTKVPNLKIGYNENVGYYVEASPQAATKVDSTEGFRRKQTLVSCSRFITDELEVLEKDILQSKERLIAKECEIFASLCAEITEQSNSIYQISNFVAVLDVYSNLGHIASKYKYTRAKLNNEAKFELIGAVHPVISASLKGNEIFQDNDTSLNNEKRIGLITGPNMAGKSTYLKQNAIIALLNQVGSFVPAQNADLCVFDAIFSRIGAGDDILKGQSTFMVEMSETAKILHEATHKSLVIIDELGRGTATFDGMAIATATLEYIHNKIGAKCLFATHYHELAKLEESLNGLFNLTVLIEESNSQIEFLHKIILGSADKSYGIYVAKIAGIPSEIIEKSKAYLAQLEKDNGHIHVVNHENHANHLVDKYLMNLDIDNMSPRDALDELYKLKSMLMV, from the coding sequence GGAAGCTGGTTTTAAGGTGGCAATATGCGAGCAGCTGGAAACGCCAGAAGAGGCTAAAAAAAGAGGCGGTCATAAAGCTGTAGTAAGGCGTGATGTTGTAAGAATTATTACCCCAGGCACATTACTTGAGAATAACCTTATTGAATCTAAGGCATCAAATTATATAGCTAGCTTGTCTGCAATTAATGATGAAATATCAATAGCTTACGCAGATATTTCGACTGGTGAATTTAACATTATGAATACTAGTCAGGCTAACATTCTAGACACAATGCTAAAGCTAGATATTAAAGAAGTGCTGATTTCTAATAAGTTGTCAGCGCAGGAATATGTTAAACCATTACTTCAGGTGTTTAAGTCAAGCGTCAGTGTTTTGGCTGATTCTCTGTTTGATTTTCTTAAAACTTTCAATCGCCTAAAGCTGCATTATAACCTTTATGACGATAAAAAAGCGCTGGATAATTTTTCAAGGTCAGATATTAGTAGTGCGGGTAGTTTACTTGAATATGTATATAATACCCAGAAAGCAAAAGTCCCGAGTTTGAACTTCCCAAAAAAGCTGCGCTTAGACTTATATATGAAAATTAGCAGTGCTACTTTGGAAAGCTTAGAGATAATGCCTGCAAATAAAGCTAAGAAAAACAGTGTATTTGACTTTTTTGATAATACTGTAACAGCGGTAGGTTCAAGGCTTTTAAAATCGATGTTTATCAGACCTCTAATTGATATAGAACAAATTAGTAGGCGTCACGATATAACTGAGTTTTTCTATAATAATCAGGATCTGACAGCTAAAATCATAGATAATATAAAAGGGCTACCTGATTTTGAAAGAATCTTAGCGCGCGTTACAACCTCTAAAACTAACCCTCACGAACTTAGAAGTTTTGCAAGTGGTATGCTCAATTTTATGAACATTCACGCGGGGCTTGACAAAATAAACTTACCAAAAGACCTGAAAACGCAGCTACAATCTATTGGAACCTCGGCATTTGGTCTTGCTGGTAATATTGTAAAGGCAATTAAAGAAGATAGCCCAATAGTTATAAAAGAAGGCGGGTTTATTGCGTATGGCTTTGATCCCATTTGCGACAAGTATTTGGATCTTATGAATAATGCTGAAGAAATTTTAGCAAATATGCTGGCAAAGTATAAAGACCTTACCAAAGTACCAAATCTCAAAATCGGATATAATGAAAATGTAGGATACTATGTTGAAGCAAGCCCTCAAGCCGCGACTAAGGTAGATTCTACTGAAGGGTTCCGTAGAAAACAAACCCTGGTAAGCTGCTCACGTTTTATAACCGATGAGCTTGAGGTACTAGAGAAAGATATTTTGCAATCTAAAGAGCGCCTGATTGCCAAAGAATGCGAGATATTTGCGAGCTTATGCGCTGAGATTACTGAGCAGTCAAATTCAATATATCAGATATCTAATTTTGTTGCAGTACTTGATGTATATTCAAACCTTGGGCATATAGCTAGTAAGTATAAATATACCAGAGCTAAACTTAACAATGAGGCGAAATTTGAGCTTATAGGTGCAGTTCACCCCGTAATCAGCGCAAGCCTTAAGGGAAATGAGATATTTCAGGATAATGACACAAGTTTAAATAATGAGAAAAGAATAGGGCTAATTACAGGGCCAAATATGGCTGGTAAAAGTACGTATCTTAAGCAAAATGCCATTATTGCGCTACTTAATCAGGTGGGGTCATTTGTACCAGCGCAAAATGCTGATTTATGTGTATTTGATGCAATTTTTTCAAGGATTGGGGCAGGTGATGATATATTAAAAGGGCAGTCTACTTTTATGGTGGAAATGTCTGAAACAGCCAAGATTCTTCATGAGGCAACCCACAAGTCACTGGTAATTATTGATGAACTGGGAAGAGGAACCGCTACATTTGACGGCATGGCAATAGCAACAGCTACATTGGAATATATTCATAATAAAATTGGTGCTAAATGCCTGTTTGCTACACATTATCATGAGCTTGCAAAACTTGAGGAAAGCTTAAATGGTCTGTTTAATTTAACCGTACTTATTGAAGAATCAAATTCACAAATTGAGTTTTTACATAAAATAATATTGGGAAGCGCTGATAAATCATATGGTATTTATGTGGCAAAAATTGCAGGAATTCCAAGTGAAATTATTGAAAAATCAAAGGCATATCTTGCGCAGCTTGAGAAAGATAATGGTCATATTCATGTGGTAAATCATGAAAACCATGCAAATCATTTAGTTGATAAGTATCTTATGAACTTAGATATAGATAATATGTCACCAAGAGATGCACTTGATGAACTGTATAAACTCAAATCAATGCTAATGGTTTAA
- a CDS encoding 2-nitropropane dioxygenase, producing the protein MFSPNKIKPVIISGKEVLPIIEGGKGVAVSNGLTSGAFAAAGAVGTFSGVNADRYDADGNILPVVYKGKTRKERHEELVQMGIEGGVTQAQIAYDTAGGNGRIHMNVLWEMGGAERILQGVLDRTKGLINGITCGAGMPYRVAEIAEKYNVYYYPIVSSMRAFRALWKRSYHKLPNLLGGVVYEDPWLAGGHNGLSNSEDPKSPEDPFPRVAELRKFMNEVGLNNVPVIMAGGVWRISEWDKWLDNPEIGPVAFQFGTRPLLTQESPISESWKKRLLTLKPGDVFLNKFSPTGFYSSAVRNSFIEELDARSKRQAEFRSEAEPGFEYELPFGTRGRSIYIEAEDYPKVKEWMDAGFTEMMKTPDETVIFLEPSKAQEIHKDQVDCMGCLSFCRFSNWKDHDDFTTGKKADPRSFCIQKTLQEAVRSADIDHQLMFSGHNAYRFGTDPFYNNGFIPSVKQLVERIMQGE; encoded by the coding sequence ATGTTTTCTCCAAATAAAATTAAGCCAGTTATAATTTCTGGTAAAGAAGTTCTCCCAATTATCGAAGGTGGTAAAGGTGTTGCCGTAAGTAACGGCCTTACATCTGGCGCTTTTGCTGCTGCTGGAGCTGTTGGTACATTTTCAGGCGTTAACGCTGACAGATACGATGCTGACGGTAATATTTTGCCTGTTGTTTATAAAGGTAAAACCAGAAAAGAACGTCACGAAGAATTAGTACAAATGGGCATTGAAGGCGGCGTTACGCAAGCTCAAATCGCTTACGACACTGCTGGTGGTAACGGTCGTATCCACATGAACGTTTTATGGGAAATGGGCGGCGCCGAAAGAATATTACAAGGCGTTTTAGACAGAACTAAAGGCTTAATAAACGGAATAACATGTGGCGCAGGCATGCCTTACAGAGTTGCTGAGATCGCTGAAAAATATAATGTATACTATTACCCAATAGTATCTTCAATGCGTGCTTTCAGGGCTTTATGGAAAAGATCATATCATAAATTACCAAACTTACTTGGTGGCGTTGTATACGAAGATCCATGGCTTGCAGGTGGTCATAACGGTCTTTCCAATTCCGAAGACCCTAAATCCCCAGAAGATCCATTCCCAAGAGTTGCTGAGCTTCGTAAATTTATGAACGAAGTTGGCTTAAATAATGTTCCAGTTATTATGGCTGGTGGCGTATGGCGTATAAGCGAATGGGATAAATGGCTTGATAACCCTGAGATTGGTCCCGTTGCCTTCCAATTTGGTACTCGCCCTCTTCTTACTCAAGAAAGCCCTATTTCCGAATCATGGAAAAAAAGACTTCTCACATTAAAACCTGGCGATGTTTTCTTAAACAAATTTAGCCCAACAGGTTTTTATTCATCTGCTGTACGCAATAGCTTTATCGAAGAGTTAGATGCAAGAAGCAAAAGACAAGCTGAATTCAGATCAGAAGCAGAGCCAGGTTTTGAATATGAACTTCCATTTGGCACAAGAGGACGCTCTATTTATATTGAAGCCGAAGATTATCCTAAAGTTAAAGAATGGATGGATGCTGGCTTTACTGAAATGATGAAAACTCCAGATGAAACAGTAATATTCCTTGAACCATCTAAAGCACAAGAAATTCATAAAGATCAGGTAGACTGTATGGGCTGCCTAAGTTTCTGTAGATTCAGTAACTGGAAAGACCATGACGACTTTACAACAGGCAAAAAAGCTGACCCAAGAAGCTTCTGTATTCAAAAGACTCTTCAGGAAGCTGTAAGAAGCGCTGATATTGATCACCAGCTTATGTTCTCTGGGCATAATGCTTATAGATTTGGTACCGATCCGTTTTATAACAATGGCTTTATACCTTCAGTTAAGCAGCTTGTTGAAAGAATAATGCAAGGCGAGTAA